From Pempheris klunzingeri isolate RE-2024b chromosome 18, fPemKlu1.hap1, whole genome shotgun sequence, a single genomic window includes:
- the lin9 gene encoding protein lin-9 homolog, protein MAEMDQLLDESSSAEALVSLKEGSLSNTLNEKNSFPRAHNTRGRHSSLTMDTPTRSSKRSRLFREEDEQPQQRLPSRSPRRSQRVSTTPQKFSNVVTPDKKASQKIGLRLRNLLKLPKAHKWCIYEWFYSNIDRPLFEGDNEFCLCLKESFPNLKTRKLTRVEWGTIRRLMGKPRRCSSAFFAEERTALRQKRQKMRLLQQRKLADVSNCKDLPDEIPLPLIIGTKVTARLRGVHDGLFTGQIDAVDTSAATYRVTFDRSGLGTHTVPDYEVLSNEPNDTMPISAFAQKHRTSRYMQNLMTPPRGPYPTATTPVLMDSDPLTTQSPWRNKLPGAEGDTLGGFPVKFLIQVTRLSKILMIKKEHIKHLKEMNTEAEKLKSYSMPIDLDFQKRYATTVLELEQLNKDLNKVLHEVQQFCCDLAPDQGMVPADHPTELRRRCEDEAQQMVQLSNSLKDGQQSVTNPSLTHLISRLTALLLQIKCLADGGDLNSFEFKSLTDSLNDIKASIDPSNLSCFQNNVEIHVAHIQSGLSQLGNLHAFSANNTNAV, encoded by the exons ATGGCGGAGATGGACCAGCTGTTAGACGAGA GCTCTTCAGCAGAGGCACTTGTCAGTCTAAAAG aaGGGAGTTTGTCCAACACTCTGAATGAAAAGAACAGCTTCCCAAGAGCTCACAACACCAGGGGAAGACACTCCTCCCTCACAATGGACACG CCCACACGGAGTTCAAAGAGGAGCCGTCTGTTTCGGGAGGAGGATGAGCAGCCCCAGCAGCGTCTTCCCTCCAGGTCCCCTCGGAGGAGCCAAAGGGTCAGCACCACACCACAG AAATTTTCTAATGTGGTGACACCAGATAAGAAGGCATCCCAGAAAATAGGGCTGAGATTAAGAAATCTCCTTAAGCTACCCAAAGCTCACAAATGGTGTATCTATGAATGGTTCTATTCCAACATTGACAG acCTCTCTTTGAGGGTGACAATGAATTCTGCCTGTGTCTCAAGGAGTCTTTCCCCAACCTGAAAACTAGAAAGTTGACAAGGGTTGAGTGGGGAACAATCAGGAGACTGATGGGGAAACCTCGACG GTGTTCATCTGCATTCTTTGCTGAGGAGCGGACAGCGCTGAGGCAGAAGAGGCAGAAGATGCGCCTGCTGCAGCAAAGAAAACTGGCCGATGTGTCAAACTGCAAAGACCTTCCAGATGAAATCCCCCTGCCGCTCATCATAGGAACAAAAGTCACCG CTCGACTCCGAGGCGTCCATGATGGGTTGTTCACAGGGCAGATTGATGCAGTGGACACCAGTGCTGCCACCTATCGCGTCACGTTTGACCGCAGTGGCCTGGGAACACACACTGTGCCTGACTATGAAGTCCTG AGCAATGAGCCCAATGACACCATGCCCATTTCAGCCTTTGCCCAGAAGCATCGGACATCACGCTATATGCAGAACCTCATGACTCCGCCTAGAGGACCTTACCCGACTGCTACCACTCCAGTCCTCATG GATAGCGACCCTCTTACCACCCAGTCACCATGGAGGAATAAACTGCCCGGTGCTGAGGGAGATACCCTTGGAGGATTTCCGGTCAAGTTTCTTATCCAAGTG ACGAGGCTGTCTAAGATCCTTATGATCAAGAAAGAGCACATCAAGCACTTGAAAGAAATGAACACGGAGGCAGAGAAACTG aAGTCGTACTCGATGCCTATTGATCTGGATTTCCAGAAGCGATATGCCACCACGGTGCTTGAGCTTGAGCAGCTCAATAAAGATCTCAACAAGGTGCTTCACGAAGTTCAGCAGTTCTGCTGCGAC CTTGCTCCGGATCAGGGCATGGTTCCAGCCGACCATCCCACAGAGCTGCGGCGACGCTGTGAAGACGAGGCCCAGCAGATGGTGCAGCTGAGCAACTCACTGAAGGACGGACAGCAGAGTGTGACGAACCCCAGCCTCACGCACCTCATCTCCCgtctcactgctctgctgctaCAGATCAAG TGTCTGGCAGATGGAGGGGACTTGAATTCATTTGAGTTCAAATCTCTAACAGACTCCCTTAATGACATCAAGGCATCGATTGATCCCTCCAACCTCAG ctGCTTCCAGAACAACGTTGAGATCCACGTGGCACACATCCAGAGTGGCCTTAGTCAGCTGGGAAATCTGCACGCATTCTCTGCCAACAACACCAATGCAGTCTGA
- the mixl1 gene encoding homeobox protein MIXL1 translates to MSSVHGNMRVGDLNHFQMYHEGPLQMSGMVNSDYGASDVTNYFSSATPVPRADKCVAILTHRRKRTNFTQQQIEVLEKVYSDTKYPDIYLRERLEALTGLPESRIQVWFQNRRAKSRRQVGSSVSMKVANPPAAGPFSQLQGRMGPEKVYENNHGAEAHRIGGFGLEDSFRPTMHQNTEDTHRSGVPTKPSSYEHTPVSCLYDKEGTRVKPEQRQRHELSVNVPCCNVHLYPKDNEHNPKVDASMTASQSPKVLVEYDNFPPNKTIGPEMKVVIPPIPTQNNFSRSSPKDNGCQIQYPRLMATGDRFSHFSPIHATEAQDFTDSDSDWETEAMAGFGGFM, encoded by the exons ATGTCTTCAGTTCATGGGAATATGCGCGTCGGGGATCTGAATCATTTCCAGATGTATCACGAAGGACCTCTGCAGATGAGCGGCATGGTGAACTCAG ATTACGGAGCGTCAGATGTCACAAACTATTTCAGCTCTGCAACCCCGGTACCGAGGGCGGATAAATGCGTGGCAATACTGACccacaggaggaagaggaccaACTTCACCCAGCAGCAGATCGAGGTGCTGGAGAAAGTTTACTCTGACACCAAATATCCAGACATCTACCTCCGGGAGAGACTGGAGGCTCTGACCGGGCTGCCGGAGTCCAGAATCCAG GTGTGGTTTCAGAACAGAAGAGCCAAGTCTCGTCGCCAAGTTGGCTCATCGGTGTCCATGAAGGTCGCTAACCCGCCTGCAGCTGGCCCCTTCAGCCAGCTGCAGGGCAGGATGGGCCCAGAGAAAG tgtaTGAGAACAACCATGGAGCTGAGGCACACAGGATAGGAGGTTTTGGACTGGAGGACAGCTTCAGGCCTACAatgcaccaaaacacagaggacactCACAGAAGCGGCGTACCCACCAAACCCAGCAGCTACGAACACACGCCGGTGTCCTGCCTCTACGACAAGGAGGGCACCAGGGTGAAGCCCGAGCAGAGGCAACGACACGAGCTGAGTGTCAACGTCCCGTGCTGTAACGTCCACCTGTATCCCAAGGACAACGAGCACAACCCCAAGGTCGATGCCAGCATGACCGCCAGCCAGAGTCCAAAGGTGCTGGTGGAATATGACAATTTCCCACCCAACAAGACCATCGGCCCAGAGATGAAAGTTGTGATTCCTCCCATCCCGACACAGAATAACTTCAGCAGGTCATCGCCAAAGGATAACGGATGCCAGATCCAGTATCCACGCTTGATGGCCACAGGGGACAGGTTCAGCCACTTCTCCCCGATCCACGCCACCGAGGCACAGGACTTCACTGACTCAGACTCTGATTGGGAAACTGAGGCCATGGCCGGCTTTGGTGGCTTCATGTGA
- the acbd3 gene encoding Golgi resident protein GCP60 isoform X1: MMATEVQSGDLDSATSSRLEVSIDGLTLSPDPEGEQGQAVEPDRTPAEPETDTPGAAGGEDGETARSAIERKWGFPLQELYGMGLKFFKDKDGKAFHPTYEEKLRLVALHKQVLLGPYNPDASPEVGFFDVLGNDRRKEWASLGNLEREEAMVEFVKLLNKCCNLFAPYVISHKIEREEQERKRKEEEERQRQEEEERERQRQEEERRRLEEEERLRREEEERRQAEEERLRIEQQKQQIMAALNAQTAVQFQQYAAQQYPNSPEQQLGLIRQLQEQHYQQYMQQLYQVQLAQQQAALQKQQQQQQQQADSMVQGTLESSSFNSGEPVTASAAGPLCASSSPAGEEAPTVNGGQSDSYSESMDREPEPELAEEVSENGPLLADSPPVIAAPSMWTRPQIKDFKEKIRQDADSVITVGRGEVVTVRVPTHEEGSYLFWEFATDYYDIGFGVFFEWTDAASASVSVHVSESSDEDEDDEGDPPTEEEKAKKEAGKPQVDEIVPVYRRDCHEEVYAGSHQYPGRGVYLLKFDNSYSLWRSKSVYYRVYYTR, encoded by the exons ATGATGGCGACAGAGGTTCAGAGCGGCGACCTCGACAGTGCTACTTCCAGCCGGCTCGAAGTTTCCATCGATGGCCTCACCCTCAGCCCGGACCCGGAGGGCGAGCAGGGCCAGGCCGTGGAGCCGGACCGCACACCCGCGGAGCCCGAGACCGATACGCCCGGTGCCGCTGGAGGCGAAGATGGAGAGACTGCCAGATCTGCGATAGAGAGGAAATGGGGCTTCCCTTTGCAAGAGCTGTACGGAATGGGCCTTAAATTCTTCAAAG ATAAAGATGGAAAGGCCTTCCACCCGACCTACGAAGAGAAGCTCCGACTGGTCGCTCTGCACAAACAGGTGTTACTGGGCCCTTATAATCCTGATGCTTCACCGGAGGTCGGCTTCTTTGATGTCCTGGGCAACGACCGCAG AAAAGAGTGGGCCTCCCTGGGTAacctggagagggaggaggccaTGGTTGAGTTTGTCAAGCTGCTGAACAAGTGCTGTAACCTCTTCGCTCCCTACGTCATTTCACACAAGATAgagagggaggagcaggagaggaaaag gaaagaggaagaggagcgtcagcggcaggaggaggaggagagggagcgacaaaggcaggaggaggagagacgcaGGCTCGAGGAGGAGGAAaggctgaggagagaggaagaggaaaggagacaggctgaggaggagaggctaCGGATTGAGCAGCAGAA acagcagataATGGCGGCGTTGAATGCGCAGACAGCAGTGCAGTTCCAACAGTATGCTGCTCAGCAGTACCCCAACAgcccagagcagcagctgggcCTCATCCGACAGCTCCAGGAGCAGCACTACCAGCAGTACATGCAGCAGCTCTACCAGGTCCAGCTGGCTCAGCAACAG GCGGCCttacagaagcagcagcagcagcagcagcagcaggctgattCGATGGTGCAGGGCACTCTGGAATCTAGCAGCTTCAACAGCGGTGAACCCGTCACCGCCTCAGCGGCGGGACCGTTGTGTGCTTCCTCATCACCTGCTGGAGAGGAAGCCCCGACAGTCAACGGAGGCCAGTCTGACTCGTACTCAGAGAGCATGGACCGGGAGCCAGAGCCTGAGCTGGCAGAGGAGGTCTCAGAGAATGGGCCTTTATTAG CAGACTCCCCACCAGTCATAGCTGCTCCTTCCATGTGGACACGGCCACAGATCAAGGACTTCAAGGAGAAAATCCGACAGGACGCAGACAGCGTGATCACAGTGGGGCGTGGCGAGGTGGTGACGGTGCGCGTGCCCACCCACGAGGAGGGCTCTTACCTGTTCTGGGAGTTTGCCACGGACTATTATGACATCGGCTTCGGGGTCTTCTTCGAGTGGACGGATGCTGCCTCTGCTTCAGTCAGCGTGCACGTGTCGGAGTCTAGTGACGAGGacgaagatgatgaag GCGATCCTCCcactgaggaggagaaggcgAAGAAGGAGGCAGGGAAGCCCCAGGTGGATGAGATTGTGCCGGTGTACCGGCGAGACTGTCACGAGGAGGTGTACGCCGGCAGCCACCAGTACCCCGGCCGAGGAGTCTACCTGCTCAAGTTTGACAACTCCTATTCACTCTGGCGCTCCAAGAGTGTTTACTACAGAGTCTACTACACCAGATAA
- the acbd3 gene encoding Golgi resident protein GCP60 isoform X2 produces MMATEVQSGDLDSATSSRLEVSIDGLTLSPDPEGEQGQAVEPDRTPAEPETDTPGAAGGEDGETARSAIERKWGFPLQELYGMGLKFFKDKDGKAFHPTYEEKLRLVALHKQVLLGPYNPDASPEVGFFDVLGNDRRKEWASLGNLEREEAMVEFVKLLNKCCNLFAPYVISHKIEREEQERKRKEEEERQRQEEEERERQRQEEERRRLEEEERLRREEEERRQAEEERLRIEQQKQQIMAALNAQTAVQFQQYAAQQYPNSPEQQLGLIRQLQEQHYQQYMQQLYQVQLAQQQAALQKQQQQQQQQADSMVQGTLESSSFNSGEPVTASAAGPLCASSSPAGEEAPTVNGGQSDSYSESMDREPEPELAEEVSENGPLLDSPPVIAAPSMWTRPQIKDFKEKIRQDADSVITVGRGEVVTVRVPTHEEGSYLFWEFATDYYDIGFGVFFEWTDAASASVSVHVSESSDEDEDDEGDPPTEEEKAKKEAGKPQVDEIVPVYRRDCHEEVYAGSHQYPGRGVYLLKFDNSYSLWRSKSVYYRVYYTR; encoded by the exons ATGATGGCGACAGAGGTTCAGAGCGGCGACCTCGACAGTGCTACTTCCAGCCGGCTCGAAGTTTCCATCGATGGCCTCACCCTCAGCCCGGACCCGGAGGGCGAGCAGGGCCAGGCCGTGGAGCCGGACCGCACACCCGCGGAGCCCGAGACCGATACGCCCGGTGCCGCTGGAGGCGAAGATGGAGAGACTGCCAGATCTGCGATAGAGAGGAAATGGGGCTTCCCTTTGCAAGAGCTGTACGGAATGGGCCTTAAATTCTTCAAAG ATAAAGATGGAAAGGCCTTCCACCCGACCTACGAAGAGAAGCTCCGACTGGTCGCTCTGCACAAACAGGTGTTACTGGGCCCTTATAATCCTGATGCTTCACCGGAGGTCGGCTTCTTTGATGTCCTGGGCAACGACCGCAG AAAAGAGTGGGCCTCCCTGGGTAacctggagagggaggaggccaTGGTTGAGTTTGTCAAGCTGCTGAACAAGTGCTGTAACCTCTTCGCTCCCTACGTCATTTCACACAAGATAgagagggaggagcaggagaggaaaag gaaagaggaagaggagcgtcagcggcaggaggaggaggagagggagcgacaaaggcaggaggaggagagacgcaGGCTCGAGGAGGAGGAAaggctgaggagagaggaagaggaaaggagacaggctgaggaggagaggctaCGGATTGAGCAGCAGAA acagcagataATGGCGGCGTTGAATGCGCAGACAGCAGTGCAGTTCCAACAGTATGCTGCTCAGCAGTACCCCAACAgcccagagcagcagctgggcCTCATCCGACAGCTCCAGGAGCAGCACTACCAGCAGTACATGCAGCAGCTCTACCAGGTCCAGCTGGCTCAGCAACAG GCGGCCttacagaagcagcagcagcagcagcagcagcaggctgattCGATGGTGCAGGGCACTCTGGAATCTAGCAGCTTCAACAGCGGTGAACCCGTCACCGCCTCAGCGGCGGGACCGTTGTGTGCTTCCTCATCACCTGCTGGAGAGGAAGCCCCGACAGTCAACGGAGGCCAGTCTGACTCGTACTCAGAGAGCATGGACCGGGAGCCAGAGCCTGAGCTGGCAGAGGAGGTCTCAGAGAATGGGCCTTTATTAG ACTCCCCACCAGTCATAGCTGCTCCTTCCATGTGGACACGGCCACAGATCAAGGACTTCAAGGAGAAAATCCGACAGGACGCAGACAGCGTGATCACAGTGGGGCGTGGCGAGGTGGTGACGGTGCGCGTGCCCACCCACGAGGAGGGCTCTTACCTGTTCTGGGAGTTTGCCACGGACTATTATGACATCGGCTTCGGGGTCTTCTTCGAGTGGACGGATGCTGCCTCTGCTTCAGTCAGCGTGCACGTGTCGGAGTCTAGTGACGAGGacgaagatgatgaag GCGATCCTCCcactgaggaggagaaggcgAAGAAGGAGGCAGGGAAGCCCCAGGTGGATGAGATTGTGCCGGTGTACCGGCGAGACTGTCACGAGGAGGTGTACGCCGGCAGCCACCAGTACCCCGGCCGAGGAGTCTACCTGCTCAAGTTTGACAACTCCTATTCACTCTGGCGCTCCAAGAGTGTTTACTACAGAGTCTACTACACCAGATAA